ctgtgtttatatatacatatatttttttttgggactatacacacatatatgttTATTTGCATCTCATAATTGCATTCCAAGAGAAGCAGAATTACAGGGTCAGAGACTATGTTATAGTCTTACCTTAATGAGCCTATGCAACTCAAATACTTGCACTGCAAACAATCTTTGCTGACTGTAGAAAGTAACAGGGGTTGGATCAAAAACATAATTATACAACATATACCAAATCATATGAAACTTGGCAAAACACAAAACCGAAACCaatacaaggaaaaaaaaaaaaagaactggACAGAAATGAAAGATCAGGCACTTGAAAGAATCATTTATACCAAAACAATCCTTACTGTGTAATATATTCCATATAAAACTCACATTATGTAAGAGATAACTGCCAAAGGACTAGGTGCTTTAATCACAAAATATCTGCTTACCCCATGAAAAGCACCATAGCCTATTAACTCCACATGACCACACCCCCAAGCTAACCTTAGACTTGATATTGATCAGGAGTGCAGGCAAATATGAcatttaccaaacatgggaagaAAACATCTTAAGGATGGATTCAGAAAATTGCACATCAGAAAATAGTTATAAACAATGAGGCACTTCAGATCagtaaaataataacaacaaaaaataataataataataatagtgaatacaataaaaaggaaagctaAATGCTAAAAACACTATCTTCAGAGCAATAAAAACGAAAGCTAAATGCTAAAACAGATTCCAAAACATAGCAACTATCTGCAATATAAATCAAGATGTCTGCAAATCTCCTTTATTTCACATAATTAGAGCTCCAAATATGTAATATTCAATCAAAACCATATAAGAACTATACATTCAGTTGTATGGATGTCATAAATGATCCTCGTTACAACAAAGTCGGACAGCAAGCGCATAATATAGCTTTCTAATTCACATGTAAATACTTACAGCTCTTTTCTTATAgtacagaaagaaagaaaaaacaaaaccttcaataatgaaaaaagaatatgcaaTGATGAGAAGAAGCCATATATAGGGGAAATCTCATATTCTATAAAGCATATAAAAAGAGTACGCAACCCCAACCCAACAAAATCTTCCAACACAGGACATCAAAGCACTACATAAGAGATGTAATCCTCCTCACCACCATGTCCACCACCAATTCCACAATGTCAAATATAGTCCAAGATCCACAAAATGTAGTCCCAAGGATAATCCTTCATCACTTGTTCCCCTCCTTGCTCCCAGCCCTCAAGTGCCATGAAGGGAAAATTTTCCCAGTGGCCAAAAAACCAAAGCATTACGAAACCGAGACAGGAATACACCCGAAAGGCAGATACAAAAGGGCAATGAATAATGAGATGATCCGCTGTCTCGGAGGTCGCGTTGCACAAGATAATTCTATTAAGATGTATGTTTCCCTGCTTTAAGATGATCCATATCCACTGTTAAAATGTTATCGAGGGccttttaacaaaaagaaattccaCTTTAGAAGGGATTCAGGGACTCTGCACTATGAAATATCACCTCCCTCAAAGTCGcatttaaacaaaattcagTCTATACTCCTAGTTGTTATATTTGATGGTGTAAATAACAGTCTAAAACGCTTATGAAACAAAAAATCCAAAGTACAAGTGCggaaatattaaataaaacagaGGTATTATGAGACCAAAATGCTTCACAAGGACAGCTAAACATGTACTATATTTGGAAAAAGGTAAACTTCAAATTAAGCAGAAAGTAACAACTGAATTGGAGCAGCTATTGGAGAAAATAGAGACTTACTTGACGATTGCTTTTCTTGCCTTCCAGAAATGTTTCTGACCTATTATTCCTACAACGTCATCGGGAGAGATATCCAAGCCAGATATAGAATCCACCATGGAGGTCTCTGAGACATCATCACTTTTGTCTACATGTCCCATTTGAGGTGAAATACACGTTCTATCTCCACGGTATTCACTGTCATTATCAAGCTCATTGGGACCACCAGGATCCTCCCCAGAATAAGACAGACTTCTTTCCAGGAAAACAGCTCCCTTCTCTACATCTCTTGTACACTCAACAACACCATCACCTTGCCCAGTGATGTTTGGCTGTGATCCAGATCTGGACTCTTGTTGTAAGCAAGCATCACTCTCAGATAACCTGCTGAATCTAGGAACAGGATAGTCTGCATAATCTTGATTTGGAGATGCACTTACTTCTTCTGCAGGCCCATCAATCTTTTGTCTAGTTGATATTTTTGTGGCAGATTTTGCTGAATGGTCCCTAACCGGGCCACTTACTTTTATAAGATCCTCTTCTCTTTCACTTCTCAATTCTCGTCTCAAATTGAGAGTAGTTGGGGAGCTTAATTGTTTTGGATCCTTCTTGCCCACATTTTTGAGTTTCACTGTATGGCCAGAATGAGATGGGCCGATTGGAGCAAGTTTTTCCTTATCAATACCAATTTGAGTTTTACTTTGACAAAGACCCATCCTTGATTGAACAAATACAGGCACCCTAAAATCATCCTCCTCTCcgactttctttctttggtcGGGTTGTGTCAAGGGCGTGTTCTCATTTGCTCCATCAGATTGACGAGCATGAAACATCTCAGCCTGACGAGTAGGTGTAGATGGATGAACATGAAGCGGAACAGGCAAATTTCCTTCAGAACGACTTCCCTGAAAACATAAATTGCTCCAGACAAATCAGATATGCAATACCCACTTTTCCCTATAGAAGCTTCCAATACTATTTCTGAATACACTATTGATTTTCCCTTATTAAAGTGCAGATATGCCAATATTGGTTATATTggcattttcttttctggacTGAACTATATTGGCAATAAAACACAACACATGTACATAGTAGCATGCAAAACTACTGGATATAGCATAAAACAAAATCTGTAGTTAGCTActacaaaaacagaaaaccaaCCTAGTGAAATCCATAACCTAACTAAAACTTAAAAGGATAACACTTCAAAACTAATCCTCAGTAAACCTTAAACGAGAAAGTTAGGCACAAATTATGAGTTTACCTGGCTCGAGAAAGCTGAGGGAACCACACTGCTAGTGCTATTTGGATTAAGAGGCATCACCACAGGGTTGAACCTCTGAGAAGGGATACTGAGCTGTTCATAGAGCGCCATCTTATTCCTTGGAGGTGCTCTTGGCCCTCCTTTATCTGCATCATTCACATGAAGTCTTGGGAACATAGGTCCCATAACCTTTTCTTCGTTCCCtctcttcattttcaacaCCAACACCAAGTATTCTTACATTAAATTCCCAAAACCCACCCTCAAAAACTCAAACTTGTTCAAACCCATGCACCAAAAACAGCTCTTTTGTTGAAATTGTGCTCGCTAAAACGAGAATACCAAAAGGGATCTAACAAAATCCCAGCTAGCTAAAAGCCTTCTCCTTTCTCATAATAGATCAAATTCCAGAAAACCCAGAAGCAGACCAGGCTTCTAAAACCTGAACCGACATAAACAGACTCAGCTTATCACACCCGAAAAAACCAAGCTCCAAATTAGGCAAGACCCAGATGTCAAACACCAAAAGTAAACAGATTCCCTTTGAAAAAATGAGAGATTTCTTCACAACCCAGCTGGGAAAAAAGGGTACTTGAGAACTGAAACTGATGGAGGAACGAACTAAAAGCGTGAATTGTGGAAAAGAAGGGATAGGAATAAAAGAAGAGCCAAGAAAGAGATTGGGAGTTGAGGGCTGAGAAAGGCTAAGGCTTATTTTAGGGATTCCGCAAAGGGATCGTCTTCTTAGAAAAAGGTAAAGTGAAAAGTGCGGGGGTTTGTTGGGCCCTTGTTTGGGATAGACCCAGAAGAAGACTAGAACCTCCTCTTAAGAATAGAAAAAGACCATATGTTGCCATTGCCAACTTGGtattatctttttctcaaGACTACTCCTTTTggtataatatatttttgtctGTACCATgatttactctttttttaacTACTTTATCTGAACATAATTCAACTCAACAAGACGGATGAGGCCATTTTAGTTGAGATCATAGGAAAATTGAATATACATGGCACAAACCCAAACTACCTATGGTATTTTATTCTCAATTCTGATAAGTGtctcatattcatattttttatctCGGTCGCGTATGAGTTACATTCGAGAAGTGATGTATGTGCATGATTATAAGGCTTTTTATTTATGCGGACGTATGATTATAAGTAATCGATGAAATGAGTCTCATAATTCATTAATGTCTAACGAGACACGTGCACAGTGCACATACGACTGATGGTAGCGTTTATCTTCCTCTTATATCCTCTTtcactccttttttttatattttctgatCATCTCTATTTTGCCCTCAAGATTGGCCATTTGGGTCAATTTTGCACTTTTTGATCCTAGGTGTAGCTGGAACATAAGGGACACGTGTTAGTAACTTTTTTGGAGAGTGGGATCTAAAAATGGTGAACAGCTTGACAAGCAACACAGAAAGTTTGATTCGGTAAAATCTGCAGTCGTCAAACACATCCAAAACTATTTTTATCTGATTCCATAAGCATTAAACCCAATACTTTTGCCTTTTATAAACATTAAACCCCACATGATTTTCTCAGATAACATGGACAAGATCACAAAATGGTAGTATAGAATATAGAAAATATAGCACTTTAGACTAGTTTTGGGTTAGGGGGAATGTGGTCCACTCCTACTACAAGTACA
The window above is part of the Prunus dulcis chromosome 1, ALMONDv2, whole genome shotgun sequence genome. Proteins encoded here:
- the LOC117616696 gene encoding protein EARLY FLOWERING 3 → MKRGNEEKVMGPMFPRLHVNDADKGGPRAPPRNKMALYEQLSIPSQRFNPVVMPLNPNSTSSVVPSAFSSQGSRSEGNLPVPLHVHPSTPTRQAEMFHARQSDGANENTPLTQPDQRKKVGEEDDFRVPVFVQSRMGLCQSKTQIGIDKEKLAPIGPSHSGHTVKLKNVGKKDPKQLSSPTTLNLRRELRSEREEDLIKVSGPVRDHSAKSATKISTRQKIDGPAEEVSASPNQDYADYPVPRFSRLSESDACLQQESRSGSQPNITGQGDGVVECTRDVEKGAVFLERSLSYSGEDPGGPNELDNDSEYRGDRTCISPQMGHVDKSDDVSETSMVDSISGLDISPDDVVGIIGQKHFWKARKAIVNQQRLFAVQVFELHRLIKVQRLIAGSPNLLLEDTAFLGTSSLRGSPAKKLSSEYVVKPLLRVVKRKHEPEKPNNKIECSAENAVGKTSLSSVKNGSQTSNYGPYVGNPQPTPVGTDNKASPWCFHQSPGHQLLIPVMSPSEGLVYKPYHGPGFMGPVCGGCGPFNSTPMTGNFVKPNYGVPASHHHQGTGVLPAPPPLGHAYFPPYGMSVMNPAMPSSGVEQMHWFAGPGSHGQIDQLSGGGTNSNVQHQSSCNMPSQKSGAIPHAMMFQASNDSELQGSSANSPGDTARLGTDQNAEGSDALQLFPMAPVTPEGVAQPHDSGQPTRAIRVVPHNPRTATASAARIFQSIQEERKQHDSI